One region of Agrobacterium tumefaciens genomic DNA includes:
- the gyrB gene encoding DNA topoisomerase (ATP-hydrolyzing) subunit B encodes MTETSSSEVGANTEYGADSIKVLKGLDAVRKRPGMYIGDTDDGSGLHHMVYEVVDNAIDEALAGHADLVTVTLNADGSVTVTDNGRGIPTDIHSSEGVSAAEVIMTQLHAGGKFDQNSYKVSGGLHGVGVSVVNALSVWLKLRIRRNGKLHEIGFTHGVADAPLSVIGEYEGRSGTEVTFLASPDTFTMTDYDFGTLEHRLRELAFLNSGVRIVLTDKRHSDIKQEELLYDGGLEAFVRYLDRAKKPLVDKPVAIHGEKDGITVEVALWWNDSYHENVLCFTNNIPQRDGGTHMAGFRAALTRQMTSYAETSGIMKREKVSLQGEDCREGLTAILSVKVPDPKFSSQTKDKLVSSEVRPVVESLVNEALSTWLEEHPSDAKILVGKVVEAAIAREAARKARELTRRKGALDIASLPGKLADCSERDPAKSELFLVEGDSAGGSAKQGRSRETQAILPLRGKILNVERARFDKMLSSQEIGTLITALGTSIGKDEFNADKLRYHKIIIMTDADVDGAHIRTLLLTFFFRQMPELIERGHLYIAQPPLYKVTRGKSVQYLKDEKALEEYLISMGIEDTSLTLGSGEVRIGADLREVILDAVRMRTLIDGLHSRYSRSIVEQAAIAGALNPELSADAARAQETVAEVARRLDMIAEETERGWSGMVLEDGGLRFERMVRGVKEISTLDMGLIGSVDARHIDQLAARTRDIYVTPPVLQRKDGTMELAGPRALLDAIFAAGRKGLSMQRYKGLGEMNAEQLWETTLDANVRSLLQVKVNDATDADGLFSRLMGDEVEPRRDFIQENALSVANLDI; translated from the coding sequence ATGACCGAAACATCGTCAAGCGAAGTCGGCGCCAACACTGAATACGGAGCCGATTCGATCAAGGTCCTGAAGGGTCTTGATGCTGTGCGCAAACGGCCCGGCATGTATATCGGCGATACCGATGACGGCTCCGGTCTTCATCACATGGTCTACGAGGTGGTCGACAACGCCATCGACGAGGCTCTTGCGGGTCATGCCGATCTGGTGACGGTAACGCTCAACGCCGATGGTTCGGTGACGGTAACGGACAACGGACGCGGCATTCCGACTGATATCCATTCTTCCGAAGGCGTTTCCGCCGCGGAAGTCATCATGACCCAGCTTCATGCGGGTGGAAAATTCGACCAGAACTCCTACAAGGTTTCCGGCGGTCTGCATGGCGTGGGCGTTTCGGTCGTAAATGCGCTCTCGGTTTGGCTGAAGCTCAGAATCCGCCGCAATGGCAAGCTGCACGAAATCGGCTTCACCCATGGGGTTGCCGATGCTCCGCTCTCGGTCATTGGCGAATATGAAGGCCGCTCTGGCACGGAAGTCACCTTCCTGGCGAGCCCCGACACCTTCACCATGACGGATTATGATTTTGGTACGCTGGAGCATCGCCTGCGCGAACTGGCGTTTTTGAATTCCGGTGTTCGTATCGTGCTCACCGACAAGCGTCATTCTGATATCAAACAGGAAGAGTTGCTCTACGATGGTGGTCTTGAAGCCTTCGTGCGTTATCTCGACCGGGCCAAGAAACCGCTGGTGGACAAGCCGGTGGCCATTCATGGCGAAAAGGACGGCATCACGGTTGAGGTCGCGCTCTGGTGGAACGACAGCTACCATGAAAATGTGCTCTGCTTCACCAACAACATTCCGCAGCGCGACGGCGGCACCCATATGGCCGGCTTCCGCGCGGCGCTCACGCGTCAGATGACATCCTATGCCGAGACTTCCGGCATCATGAAAAGGGAAAAGGTCAGCTTGCAGGGTGAGGACTGCCGCGAAGGACTGACGGCAATTCTTTCCGTCAAGGTTCCCGACCCCAAGTTTTCTTCGCAGACGAAGGACAAGCTTGTTTCGTCTGAAGTGCGCCCTGTCGTGGAAAGTCTCGTCAACGAGGCCCTGTCCACCTGGCTCGAGGAACATCCGTCCGACGCCAAGATCCTTGTCGGCAAGGTGGTGGAAGCGGCCATTGCCCGTGAAGCCGCCCGCAAGGCGCGCGAACTGACGCGCCGCAAGGGTGCGCTCGATATCGCCTCTCTGCCCGGCAAGCTCGCCGATTGTTCCGAACGCGATCCGGCGAAATCCGAACTCTTCCTCGTCGAGGGTGACTCCGCAGGCGGTTCGGCCAAGCAGGGCCGCTCGCGCGAAACGCAGGCCATCCTGCCGCTACGCGGTAAGATCCTGAACGTTGAGCGCGCCCGTTTCGACAAGATGCTGTCCAGCCAGGAAATCGGCACGCTGATCACCGCGCTCGGCACGTCGATCGGCAAGGACGAATTCAACGCAGACAAGCTGCGCTACCACAAGATCATCATCATGACGGATGCTGATGTCGACGGCGCCCACATTCGTACCCTGCTGTTGACCTTCTTCTTCCGCCAGATGCCGGAACTGATCGAGCGTGGCCATCTCTATATCGCGCAGCCGCCGCTTTATAAGGTGACGCGCGGCAAATCCGTGCAGTACCTCAAGGACGAGAAGGCGCTGGAAGAATATCTGATCTCGATGGGCATCGAGGATACGTCGCTGACGCTCGGCTCCGGCGAAGTACGCATCGGCGCTGACCTTCGTGAGGTCATTCTCGATGCGGTGCGCATGCGCACGCTGATCGACGGTCTGCATTCCCGCTACAGCCGCTCCATCGTGGAACAGGCCGCTATTGCCGGCGCCCTGAACCCCGAGCTTTCGGCCGATGCTGCCCGTGCCCAGGAAACCGTTGCCGAAGTAGCCCGGCGTCTGGACATGATCGCGGAAGAAACCGAACGCGGCTGGTCCGGCATGGTGCTGGAAGATGGCGGCTTGCGCTTCGAGCGCATGGTACGCGGTGTCAAGGAAATCTCGACGCTCGATATGGGCCTGATCGGTTCGGTCGATGCCCGTCATATCGATCAGCTCGCGGCCCGCACGCGCGATATTTACGTCACTCCGCCGGTTCTGCAACGCAAGGACGGCACTATGGAACTGGCCGGACCGCGTGCGCTTCTGGATGCTATTTTCGCCGCTGGCCGCAAGGGTCTTTCCATGCAACGTTACAAGGGTCTCGGTGAAATGAACGCCGAGCAGCTGTGGGAAACCACACTCGACGCCAATGTACGTTCGCTGCTGCAGGTCAAGGTCAACGATGCTACGGATGCCGACGGCCTGTTTTCGCGCCTGATGGGTGATGAGGTGGAACCGCGCCGCGACTTCATTCAGGAAAATGCGCTCAGCGTTGCCAATCTCGACATTTAA
- a CDS encoding nitroreductase family protein, with the protein MTNSNSRQSEYPVDPLFLDRWSPRAFDGDAMPNEHLLTILDAAHWAPSASNQQPWRFVYAHKDSEDWPLFVELLMEGNQRWAKNASVLLFILSRDHNISREGEKKPSATHSFDAGAAWFSLAMQAHLLGYHAHGMAGIFKDQIVEKLDVPDGYKVEAAVAIGTLTDKAVLPDDLAEREVPSKRLPLSDVAFKGRFTGKAD; encoded by the coding sequence GTGACGAACAGCAATTCCCGGCAATCCGAATATCCAGTCGATCCACTCTTCCTCGATCGGTGGTCTCCGCGCGCATTCGATGGAGATGCGATGCCAAACGAGCATCTGCTGACCATTCTCGATGCCGCGCATTGGGCGCCATCGGCATCCAACCAGCAACCGTGGCGGTTTGTCTACGCGCACAAGGATAGCGAGGATTGGCCGCTCTTCGTGGAACTGCTGATGGAAGGAAACCAGCGCTGGGCAAAAAATGCCTCGGTCCTACTCTTCATCCTTTCCCGCGACCACAATATTTCACGAGAGGGTGAGAAAAAGCCTTCAGCGACCCATTCCTTCGATGCCGGTGCGGCATGGTTTTCACTCGCCATGCAGGCACATCTGCTCGGTTACCACGCCCATGGCATGGCAGGCATATTTAAAGACCAGATCGTGGAAAAGCTTGATGTTCCGGATGGATATAAGGTGGAGGCCGCAGTTGCCATCGGCACATTGACCGACAAGGCTGTTCTTCCTGACGATCTGGCAGAACGGGAAGTGCCCAGCAAACGCCTCCCCCTTTCGGACGTAGCTTTCAAGGGGCGGTTCACCGGCAAGGCCGATTGA
- a CDS encoding fumarylacetoacetate hydrolase family protein → MKLMRVGQPGQEKPAILDAEGKVRDLSAHVKDIGGEAISPEGLKKIAAIDLGTLPVISEERIGACVAGTGKFICIGLNFSDHAAETGATVPPEPVIFMKATSAIVGPNDNVVIPRGSEKTDWEVELGVVIGKTAKYVSEADALDYVAGYCVSHDVSERAFQTERAGQWTKGKSCDTFGPIGPWLVTKDEITDPQNLGMWLKVNGQTMQDGSSKTMVYGVAHVVSYLSQFMSLHPGDVISTGTPPGVGMGQKPPRYLKTGDVVELGIEGLGSQKQTFVADI, encoded by the coding sequence ATGAAATTGATGCGCGTTGGCCAGCCTGGCCAGGAAAAACCTGCGATCCTCGACGCGGAAGGAAAAGTCCGCGATTTGTCTGCTCATGTCAAAGACATCGGCGGTGAAGCCATTTCTCCGGAAGGCCTGAAGAAGATTGCCGCCATCGACCTCGGCACTCTTCCCGTAATCTCTGAAGAGCGCATTGGCGCTTGTGTTGCCGGAACCGGAAAATTCATCTGCATCGGCCTTAATTTCTCTGACCACGCCGCTGAAACCGGTGCGACCGTACCGCCGGAACCGGTCATTTTCATGAAGGCGACCTCGGCAATCGTCGGTCCGAACGATAACGTTGTCATTCCGCGCGGTTCTGAGAAGACCGACTGGGAAGTCGAACTCGGCGTCGTCATCGGCAAGACCGCGAAATATGTATCTGAGGCTGATGCTCTCGACTACGTCGCCGGTTATTGCGTTTCGCACGATGTTTCTGAGCGCGCGTTCCAGACCGAGCGTGCCGGACAGTGGACCAAGGGTAAATCCTGCGACACCTTCGGTCCGATCGGCCCCTGGCTGGTCACGAAGGACGAAATCACCGATCCGCAGAACCTCGGAATGTGGCTGAAGGTCAACGGCCAGACAATGCAGGACGGCTCCAGCAAGACCATGGTTTACGGCGTCGCGCATGTCGTTTCCTATCTCAGCCAGTTCATGTCTCTGCATCCCGGCGACGTCATTTCCACCGGCACGCCTCCGGGCGTCGGCATGGGCCAGAAGCCCCCGCGTTACCTCAAGACCGGCGATGTCGTTGAACTCGGCATTGAAGGCCTCGGTTCCCAGAAACAGACCTTCGTTGCCGACATCTGA
- a CDS encoding polyhydroxyalkanoate depolymerase, with protein MFYHLYEMNHAAMAPLRAGADMMRQACSNPLNPLSSTAFGRSLDAGFEVFERLTRRYIKPEFGLATTTVDDRTVAVTEEIIWSRPFCNLVHFKKELDAARKPDPKMLLVAPMSGHYATLLRGTVEALLPSADIYITDWIDARMVPVTEGTFDLDDYISYVIDMLREIGPGAHVVAVCQPSVPVLAAVSLMEADGDGFAPASMTLMGGPIDTRINPTAVNGLATAKPIEWFRDNVVMQVPWPQPAFGRNVYPGFLQLSGFMSMNLDKHMTAHKDFYLNLVKNDGDSAEKHRDFYDEYLAVMDLTAEFYLQTVETVFIEHALPKGNMQHRGRAVDPAAIRNVALFTVEGENDDISGVGQTKAAHDLCRNIPDEKRGHYMQPDVGHYGVFNGSRFRKEIVPRMVEFIRKNQTV; from the coding sequence GTGTTCTACCACCTCTATGAAATGAACCATGCGGCGATGGCGCCACTGCGCGCCGGTGCCGATATGATGCGCCAGGCATGCAGCAATCCTTTGAACCCGCTTTCCAGCACCGCCTTCGGGCGAAGCCTCGACGCAGGCTTTGAGGTATTCGAGCGGCTGACGCGCCGTTACATCAAGCCGGAGTTCGGTTTGGCGACTACCACCGTCGATGACCGGACCGTTGCCGTCACTGAAGAGATCATCTGGTCGCGTCCCTTCTGTAATCTCGTTCATTTCAAAAAAGAACTCGATGCGGCCCGCAAACCAGATCCTAAGATGCTGCTGGTGGCGCCTATGTCTGGCCACTACGCCACATTGCTGCGGGGAACGGTCGAGGCGCTGCTGCCATCCGCGGATATCTATATCACCGATTGGATCGATGCCCGCATGGTGCCAGTCACCGAAGGGACATTCGATCTCGACGATTACATTAGCTACGTCATCGATATGCTGCGCGAGATCGGGCCCGGCGCCCATGTGGTCGCTGTTTGTCAGCCCTCGGTTCCGGTTCTGGCCGCAGTGTCCCTGATGGAAGCCGATGGTGACGGTTTCGCGCCTGCATCCATGACGCTGATGGGCGGTCCGATCGATACGCGCATCAATCCCACAGCCGTCAACGGTCTGGCCACGGCCAAGCCAATCGAATGGTTCCGCGACAATGTCGTCATGCAGGTACCGTGGCCGCAGCCGGCTTTTGGCCGGAATGTCTATCCCGGCTTCCTGCAATTATCCGGCTTCATGTCCATGAACCTCGACAAGCACATGACCGCACACAAGGATTTCTACCTGAACCTCGTCAAGAACGACGGCGATTCCGCTGAGAAGCATCGCGATTTTTACGATGAATATCTGGCCGTGATGGATTTGACGGCGGAGTTCTACCTGCAGACAGTTGAAACCGTCTTCATCGAACACGCGCTTCCCAAGGGAAACATGCAGCATAGGGGCAGGGCGGTCGATCCCGCTGCCATTCGTAACGTCGCGCTGTTCACCGTGGAAGGCGAAAACGACGATATTTCCGGTGTGGGCCAGACCAAAGCCGCACACGATCTTTGCCGGAACATCCCCGATGAAAAGCGTGGGCACTACATGCAGCCCGACGTCGGGCACTACGGCGTTTTCAACGGGTCGCGTTTCCGCAAGGAGATTGTGCCGCGCATGGTGGAATTCATCCGCAAGAACCAAACTGTCTAG
- a CDS encoding M48 family metallopeptidase has translation MFSFLRKSVKSPAPKKVAPSQRTVEVAGRHVPITVKENPRATRITLRIEPGGRAMKLTIPMGLHHGQVDDFLERHQGWIEGKLSKITPDDGLCHGASVDIRGVSHRIHHTGSLRGLTHISKDEDGTAVLKVSGAPEHLRRRVAMFLKKEAKADLERLVAVHASAAGKPVRSISMKDTRSRWGSCSHDGNLSFSWRIVMAPEKVIDYLAAHEVAHLREMNHGPKFWALCEKLCPHTQEAKEWLKRHGSKLHAIDFD, from the coding sequence ATGTTTTCGTTCCTCAGAAAATCCGTGAAGTCGCCGGCGCCGAAAAAGGTAGCGCCCAGCCAACGCACCGTCGAGGTGGCTGGCCGTCATGTGCCCATTACGGTGAAGGAAAATCCGCGCGCCACGCGCATCACCTTGCGCATCGAACCCGGCGGCCGGGCCATGAAGCTGACGATCCCGATGGGGCTTCACCATGGCCAGGTGGATGATTTTCTCGAAAGGCATCAGGGTTGGATTGAAGGCAAGCTTTCGAAAATCACCCCAGATGACGGTTTGTGTCATGGTGCGTCGGTTGATATTCGCGGCGTATCCCATCGTATCCATCACACTGGCAGCCTGCGTGGCCTGACTCATATCTCCAAAGACGAGGACGGCACGGCGGTATTGAAAGTCAGCGGAGCGCCCGAACACCTGCGCAGACGGGTGGCCATGTTTTTGAAAAAGGAAGCGAAGGCTGATCTGGAGAGGCTTGTTGCGGTTCACGCGAGCGCGGCCGGAAAGCCAGTGCGATCCATCAGCATGAAGGACACCCGCAGCCGCTGGGGTTCGTGTTCCCATGATGGAAATCTGAGTTTCTCGTGGCGTATCGTCATGGCTCCGGAAAAGGTCATCGATTATCTCGCAGCCCACGAGGTTGCGCATCTGCGGGAAATGAACCACGGCCCGAAATTCTGGGCCCTGTGCGAAAAACTCTGCCCGCATACGCAGGAAGCCAAGGAATGGCTGAAGCGTCACGGCTCTAAACTCCACGCCATCGATTTTGATTGA
- a CDS encoding phosphoribosylanthranilate isomerase, whose product MKPDIKICGLKTPEALERAVRRGASHVGFIFFEKSPRNIEPDIAGRLAEAARGAAKVVAVTVNADNDDLDEIVDLLRPDILQLHGSESPERVLNIKALYGLPVMKALSVRDAADLAKIDPYIGIADRFLLDAKAPAGSDLPGGNGVSFDWTILRSLDGSIDYMLSGGLNKDNVAEALAETGAGGLDLSSGVESAPGVKDLAMIDAFFDVVNDWSKGPKGA is encoded by the coding sequence ATGAAACCGGATATCAAGATTTGCGGATTGAAGACACCGGAAGCGCTGGAGCGTGCCGTCAGGCGCGGCGCCTCCCATGTCGGCTTTATTTTCTTTGAAAAGAGCCCCCGCAACATCGAGCCCGATATCGCCGGCAGGCTGGCGGAAGCCGCCCGTGGCGCCGCAAAGGTTGTCGCCGTTACCGTCAATGCCGACAATGATGATCTGGACGAGATCGTTGATCTGCTGAGACCGGATATTCTGCAATTGCACGGCAGTGAAAGCCCGGAGAGGGTGCTGAACATCAAAGCACTCTACGGCCTTCCGGTAATGAAGGCGCTTTCCGTTCGCGACGCCGCTGATCTTGCCAAGATTGATCCCTATATAGGCATAGCCGACCGTTTCCTGCTGGATGCCAAGGCGCCTGCGGGTTCCGATTTGCCGGGCGGCAACGGAGTATCCTTCGACTGGACCATCCTGCGCTCTCTTGACGGAAGTATCGATTACATGCTTTCCGGGGGATTGAACAAGGACAATGTCGCGGAGGCTCTGGCCGAAACCGGAGCTGGCGGACTGGATTTGTCGTCCGGTGTGGAGAGCGCGCCGGGCGTCAAGGATCTTGCGATGATTGATGCATTCTTCGATGTGGTGAATGATTGGTCGAAAGGCCCAAAGGGAGCTTGA
- the trpB gene encoding tryptophan synthase subunit beta: MNDAPTPNSFRAGPDEDGRFGIYGGRFVAETLMPLILDLQAEWDKAKTDPEFQAELKYLGAHYTGRPSPLYFAERLTAELGGAKIYFKREELNHTGSHKINNCLGQILLAKRMGKTRIIAETGAGQHGVASATVAARFGLPCVVYMGATDVARQAPNVFRMKLLGAEVKPVTAGHGTLKDAMNEALRDWVTNVDDTYYLIGTAAGPHPYPEMVRDFQAVIGEEAKAQMLEAEGRLPDMVIAAVGGGSNAIGIFHPFLDDKSVRIVGVEAGGRGLSGEEHCASITAGSPGVLHGNRTYLLQDADGQIKEGHSISAGLDYPGIGPEHSWLNDIGRVEYVPIMDHEALDAFQMLTRLEGIIPALEPSHALAEVIKRAPKMGKDEIILMNLSGRGDKDVHTVSKFLGMEM, encoded by the coding sequence GTGAACGACGCGCCAACACCCAATTCTTTCCGCGCCGGTCCCGATGAGGACGGCCGTTTTGGCATTTACGGAGGCCGCTTCGTTGCCGAAACGCTGATGCCGCTCATTCTGGATTTGCAGGCGGAGTGGGACAAGGCAAAGACCGATCCCGAATTTCAGGCAGAACTCAAATATCTCGGCGCTCATTACACTGGCCGCCCGAGCCCGCTTTATTTCGCGGAACGCCTGACGGCCGAACTGGGCGGCGCCAAGATCTATTTCAAGCGCGAAGAGCTGAATCACACCGGCTCGCACAAGATCAATAATTGCCTTGGCCAGATCCTGCTTGCCAAGCGCATGGGCAAGACCCGTATCATTGCCGAAACCGGTGCCGGCCAGCACGGCGTTGCCTCGGCGACCGTCGCCGCACGCTTCGGCCTGCCCTGCGTCGTTTATATGGGCGCGACGGATGTTGCCCGTCAGGCGCCGAATGTTTTCCGCATGAAGCTTCTGGGCGCTGAGGTAAAGCCGGTAACGGCCGGCCACGGCACTCTGAAAGATGCCATGAACGAGGCGCTGCGCGACTGGGTCACCAATGTCGACGACACCTATTACCTGATCGGCACAGCTGCCGGCCCGCATCCCTATCCGGAAATGGTTCGCGATTTCCAGGCCGTCATCGGTGAGGAAGCAAAGGCACAGATGCTGGAGGCGGAGGGCCGTCTTCCGGATATGGTCATTGCGGCTGTCGGCGGTGGCTCGAATGCCATCGGCATCTTCCATCCTTTCCTTGATGACAAGAGTGTCCGTATCGTCGGCGTCGAGGCTGGCGGCAGGGGTCTTTCGGGTGAGGAGCATTGCGCTTCGATCACGGCCGGTTCGCCGGGGGTTCTGCACGGAAACCGCACCTACCTTCTTCAGGATGCGGATGGCCAGATCAAGGAAGGCCATTCCATCTCCGCAGGTCTCGATTATCCCGGCATCGGCCCTGAGCATTCCTGGCTGAACGATATCGGCCGCGTGGAATATGTACCGATCATGGACCACGAGGCGCTGGACGCCTTCCAGATGCTCACCCGCCTCGAAGGCATCATTCCCGCTCTGGAGCCAAGCCACGCGCTGGCGGAAGTCATCAAGCGCGCACCGAAGATGGGCAAGGATGAGATCATCCTGATGAATCTCTCGGGTCGTGGGGACAAGGATGTCCACACCGTCAGCAAGTTCCTCGGAATGGAAATGTAA
- the trpA gene encoding tryptophan synthase subunit alpha, with the protein MTARMDKRFADLRAENRPALITYFMGGDPDFETSLGIMKALPEAGADVIELGMPFSDPMADGPAIQLAGQRALKGGQTLKTTLDLAREFRKEDDATPIVMMGYYNPIYIYGVDKFLDDALAAGVDGLIVVDLPPEMDDELCVPALARGVNFIRLATPTTDGKRLPTVLKNTSGFVYYVSMNGITGSALPDPSLISGAVGRIKAHTELPVCVGFGVKTADHAKAIGAVADGVVVGSAIVNQIAGSLTKDGQATADTVPSVTTLVKGLSTGVRASRLAAAE; encoded by the coding sequence ATGACTGCACGTATGGACAAGCGCTTTGCCGATCTGCGCGCTGAAAACCGCCCGGCTCTGATTACCTATTTCATGGGCGGCGACCCGGATTTCGAAACCTCGCTCGGCATCATGAAGGCCCTGCCGGAAGCAGGCGCCGACGTTATCGAGCTCGGCATGCCGTTTTCCGACCCGATGGCGGATGGCCCGGCGATCCAGCTGGCAGGACAGCGCGCGCTGAAAGGCGGCCAGACGCTGAAAACCACGCTCGATCTCGCCCGCGAGTTCCGCAAGGAAGACGACGCGACCCCGATCGTGATGATGGGATATTACAATCCGATCTACATCTACGGCGTCGACAAATTTCTGGACGATGCGTTGGCGGCTGGCGTCGATGGTCTGATCGTGGTCGATCTGCCGCCTGAAATGGATGATGAGCTTTGCGTGCCCGCCTTGGCGCGCGGCGTGAATTTCATCCGTCTCGCCACGCCGACGACGGATGGCAAGCGCTTGCCGACCGTTCTTAAAAATACCTCAGGTTTCGTCTATTACGTATCGATGAACGGTATTACCGGTTCCGCACTGCCCGATCCCTCGTTGATCTCAGGCGCGGTCGGTCGTATCAAGGCGCATACGGAACTGCCGGTTTGCGTCGGTTTTGGTGTCAAGACGGCCGATCATGCCAAAGCGATCGGTGCCGTGGCGGATGGCGTGGTGGTCGGTTCGGCCATCGTCAACCAGATTGCCGGCAGTCTGACGAAGGACGGGCAGGCAACCGCCGATACCGTGCCATCCGTCACGACGCTGGTAAAAGGACTTTCAACGGGCGTGCGTGCGTCGCGCCTTGCCGCTGCGGAATAA
- the accD gene encoding acetyl-CoA carboxylase, carboxyltransferase subunit beta, which translates to MNWITNYVRPRINSMLGRRPEVPENLWIKCPETGEMVFHKDLEDNKWVIPASGYHMKMPAKARLVDLFDGGVYEALPQPKVAQDPLKFRDSKKYTDRLRDSRTKTEQEDTILAGVGLLKGLKIVAVVHEFQFMGGSLGIAAGEAIVKAFERAISERCPLVMFPASGGARMQEGILSLMQLPRTTVAVNMLKEAGMPYIVVLTNPTTGGVTASYAMLGDVHIAEPGAEICFAGKRVIEQTIREKLPEGFQTSEYLLEHGMVDMVIDRREIPDTLASLLKIMTKAPAEANAVIPLAASA; encoded by the coding sequence TTGAACTGGATCACCAATTACGTACGGCCCCGGATCAATTCCATGCTTGGCCGCCGCCCGGAGGTTCCTGAGAACCTGTGGATCAAGTGCCCGGAAACGGGCGAGATGGTCTTCCACAAGGATCTGGAAGATAACAAGTGGGTCATTCCCGCTTCCGGTTACCACATGAAGATGCCGGCAAAGGCGCGTCTCGTCGATCTTTTCGATGGTGGCGTCTATGAGGCCTTGCCGCAGCCGAAGGTAGCGCAGGATCCGCTGAAGTTCCGCGATTCCAAGAAATACACCGACCGTCTGCGCGACAGCCGCACGAAGACCGAGCAGGAAGATACTATCCTTGCCGGCGTTGGCCTCCTGAAAGGCCTGAAGATCGTTGCCGTTGTGCATGAATTCCAGTTCATGGGCGGTTCTCTCGGCATCGCGGCCGGCGAAGCCATCGTCAAGGCGTTCGAGCGCGCCATTTCCGAGCGTTGCCCGCTGGTCATGTTCCCGGCCTCCGGTGGGGCCCGCATGCAGGAAGGCATTCTGTCACTGATGCAGCTGCCGCGCACCACGGTTGCTGTCAATATGCTGAAAGAAGCAGGCATGCCCTACATCGTGGTTCTGACGAACCCGACGACGGGTGGTGTCACTGCTTCCTACGCCATGCTGGGCGACGTGCATATTGCCGAGCCGGGCGCCGAAATCTGCTTTGCGGGCAAGCGCGTGATCGAACAGACCATTCGCGAAAAGCTGCCTGAAGGCTTCCAGACATCGGAATACCTGCTGGAGCACGGCATGGTGGATATGGTGATCGATCGCCGCGAAATTCCCGATACGCTGGCAAGCCTTCTCAAGATCATGACGAAGGCTCCGGCAGAAGCAAACGCGGTCATTCCGCTTGCGGCTTCGGCCTGA